The following proteins are co-located in the Candida dubliniensis CD36 chromosome 3, complete sequence genome:
- a CDS encoding lipase, putative produces the protein MATHPSLWYRDKDSLRIGGVARYTIEYTRLDPTIKRIYFRLKNIEKSSIRAIHLLSGPFILYCHVVPCNYNPRKPFHPENVEKNTEIVFENQIKPNQAFNVSLLLNSNSLKGQDEKGYDIFEWEIEVVSQIVITKKTEVVYDFMIGDDLHLMKKLGQNIIQQTLTSLGTKSDMNEGIKPAIVDKVIDGINSDSHQIYNTQLKVSKLTTDDIWSNEPKDPKKPVHLVIVTHGIFSNLTADMLYIKDQLELRVKENILVRGYRYNAGRTERGVKKLGTNVANYITDLIENSLYQYDKISFIGHSLGGVVQLYAIKYILMTKGPDYFEKMKIKPINFIGMATPFLGILNEMNFLISWVLDMGTLGKTGRDLTLSKRLPAWSDINIGESKKRDSFKPVLETLPEDPLQKFLTQFEQLVVYANAMNDGIVPLRTSALLYLDYEALGDVSELKKSKHMHVHPELEEADHEIQVNRSRDTVSEVPEEANQMVQDIQDAAKATDVSKQTDSSDTVDRNHVVSKYKEFLNLNFSEHNSSNHKNKLTKRQRKYKNFSVRGTDYNVFNDVLPEDHSFQSDETNSTQDSQTIVVPPRASAIESAINTLICPIPSNEFLINPESRSHVIFHDKYYQFNKSPQEGDNLNKHSKVEWFASVLLRYHSKWKLEKQKQIADKYHNACGWRKVLVNLPPDAHNNIVVRRRFANGYGWGVVDHLCDLFRISENKL, from the coding sequence ATGGCAACTCATCCTTCATTATGGTACCGGGATAAGGATAGTTTGAGAATTGGGGGTGTTGCTAGGTACACCATAGAATATACAAGGCTAGATCCCACCATTAAACGTATATATTTCCGTTTGAAAAACATTGAAAAGTCGAGTATCAGAGCAATCCATTTATTGAGTGGCCCTTTCATTTTGTACTGTCACGTAGTACCGTGCAATTATAATCCTCGTAAACCATTCCATCCTGAAAATGTTGAGAAAAATACAGAAATTGTGTTCGAGaatcaaatcaaaccaAATCAAGCTTTTAATGTGTCGCTTTTGTTAAATTCAAACTCATTAAAAGGACAGGATGAGAAAGGATACGATATTTTTGAATGGGAGATTGAGGTTGTTTCACAAATTGTAATCACTAAGAAAACAGAAGTTGTCTACGATTTTATGATAGGAGATGATTTacatttgatgaagaaactCGGACAGAATATAATACAGCAAACTCTCACCAGCTTGGGAACAAAATCAGATATGAATGAAGGGATAAAGCCCGCAATTGTGGACAAAGTAATAGATGGAATCAACAGTGATTCCCATCAAATTTACAACACACAACTTAAAGTAAGCAAATTGACCACGGATGACATTTGGTCGAACGAACCAAAAGATCCCAAAAAGCCAGTCCATTTAGTTATTGTTACACACGGAATTTTCTCGAACTTGACTGCAGATATGCTATATATCAAGGATCAATTGGAGCTTAGAGTGAaggaaaatattttggttaGGGGCTATAGGTATAATGCTGGACGTACTGAAAGAGGGGTCAAAAAATTGGGGACTAACGTTGCTAACTACATTACAGATTTAATTGAGAATTCGCTTTACCAGTATGATAAGATTTCATTTATTGGCCATTCGTTAGGAGGTGTGGTCCAGCTATATGCTATAAAGTACATTTTAATGACCAAAGGCCCAGATTATTTtgagaaaatgaaaattaaaccaattaattttattggaATGGCCACACCATTTTTGGGAATTTTGAATGAAATGAACTTCTTGATATCGTGGGTGTTGGACATGGGAACCCTTGGTAAGACTGGTCGTGATTTAACCTTACTGAAACGATTGCCAGCATGGAGTGATATAAACATTGGGGAGTCTAAAAAAAGAGACTCATTCAAACCTGTTTTGGAAACTCTACCGGAAGATCCTTTACAAAAATTCTTGACCcaatttgaacaattggTTGTTTATGCTAATGCTATGAATGATGGAATAGTACCATTGCGAACTTCTGCTTTGCTATACTTAGATTATGAAGCTTTAGGAGACGTCTCTGAGTTGAAAAAGAGTAAGCACATGCATGTTCACCCTGAGTTAGAAGAAGCAGACCATGAAATACAAGTTAACCGTAGTCGTGATACTGTACTGGAAGTTCCCGAAGAGGCAAATCAAATGGTTCAGGACATCCAGGATGCAGCAAAGGCTACCGATGTTTCCAAGCAAACGGATTCATCGGATACAGTGGACAGGAACCATGTTGTAAGCAAGTATAAGGAATTTTTGAACTTGAATTTTCTGGAACACAATTCCAGTAACCATAAGAACAAGCTAACCAAAAGACAACgaaaatacaaaaattttAGTGTGAGGGGTACCGATTATAATGTATTTAACGACGTCTTACCAGAAGATCACTCGTTTCAGTCAGACGAAACTAACTCAACTCAGGATTCTCAAACTATAGTTGTTCCACCAAGAGCGTCTGCTATAGAATCTGCAATCAATACCCTCATATGTCCGATTCCTTCCAATGAGTTTTTGATAAACCCTGAGCTGCGACTGCATGTTATTTTTCATGacaaatattatcaatttaataaatctcCTCAAGAAGGAGATAACCTCAACAAACACCTGAAGGTGGAATGGTTTGCATCAGTTTTGTTAAGATATCACAGTAAATGGAAATTGGAGAAGCAGAAACAGATAGCTGATAAATATCATAATGCATGTGGTTGGCGAAAAGTCTTGGTCAATCTACCTCCTGATGCACATAATAACATAGTGGTTCGGAGAAGATTTGCTAATGGATACGGTTGGGGTGTTGTAGATCATTTGTGTGATTTATTTAGAATTtctgaaaataaattgtaa
- a CDS encoding NADPH-dependent 1-acyl dihydroxyacetone phosphate reductase, putative (Similar to S. cerevisiae AYR1;~In S. cerevisiae: found in lipid particles, ER, and mitochondrial outer membrane; involved in phosphatidic acid biosynthesis; required for spore germination; capable of metabolizing steroid hormones), whose amino-acid sequence MSERQKVALVTGASSGIGYATAIEFAKRGYKVFAGARRLEPMQKLKEDYGVIIFKLDVSDLDSVKNAKKFIESETGADYLDFLYNNAGQSCTFPATDVTDAQMKQCFEVNVFGAIRTVRELIPLIINAQGVIGFTGSVSGIIPFPFSCIYSASKAAIHQYAATLRVEMKPFGVKVINIVTGGVKTDIEDKRDLPESSLYNVPGIKDAFNERRQMAARNKPMPAEVYAKKVVTDFESAKLNGALNIYRGTMSTFLSFVLTFIPRFIVEAALVSKFKLNSVFQYLHEKYSKEKVN is encoded by the coding sequence ATGTCAGAGCGTCAAAAGGTTGCATTAGTTACTGGTGCCTCATCAGGTATCGGTTATGCCACAGCAATTGAGTTTGCTAAAAGAGGATACAAGGTCTTTGCTGGGGCACGAAGATTGGAACCAAtgcaaaaattgaaagaggACTATGGTGTGATCATCTTTAAATTAGATGTTAGTGATTTGGATAGTGTTAAGAATGCCAAAAAGTTTATTGAATCGGAAACTGGAGCTGACTATTTGGACTTTTTATACAATAATGCTGGTCAATCGTGTACTTTCCCTGCCACTGATGTTACTGATGCGCAGATGAAACAATGTTTTGAAGTTAATGTCTTTGGTGCTATTAGAACGGTTCGTGAATTGATTCCATTGATAATAAACGCTCAAGGTGTCATTGGTTTTACAGGGTCTGTTAGTGGAATTATCCCATTCCCATTTTCTTGTATATATTCTGCCTCTAAAGCCgcaattcatcaatatgCGGCAACTTTGAGAGTAGAAATGAAACCATTTGGTGTTAAAGTCATCAACATTGTGACAGGTGGAGTCAAGACAGACATTGAAGATAAGAGAGATTTACCAGAGTCTTCTCTTTACAACGTGCCAGGTATCAAGGACGCTTTCAATGAAAGAAGACAGATGGCTGCTCGAAACAAACCAATGCCAGCAGAAGTTTACGCCAAAAAGGTCGTAACTGACTTTGAAAGTGCTAAATTGAACGGTGCTTTGAACATTTATCGTGGCACAATGAGTACCTTTTTGAGTTTCGTATTAACTTTTATTCCTAGATTTATAGTAGAGGCGGCTTTAGTTTCCAAGTTCAAGTTGAACAGTGTGTTCCAGTACTTACATGAAAAGTATCTGAAAGAGAAAGTTAATTAG
- a CDS encoding spindle pole body component, putative (Similar to S. cerevisiae NUF1;~In S. cerevisiae: involved in connecting nuclear microtubules to spindle pole body) — MSSNFFKDTQNSKGVSLFGSNQCPDGTGVSSFKIQPSPAIDIDSSLGSEFEIGLNFGKDDLQQKFLDSACEVKNDVEKSEISLATTFTESSKSNETRPSLNSCTDASITEHEIGFESRKCLNTGARKTKTLCLFNQPKSNKTGKTEKSSSTTKKEIKKLSTPRVFDTIQLEERSKAKTRSASNGGVSETPLRSQISGNFSAVSFSELIGQVEATKYNLEKELELTRRKLSKIEAEKLEKEQYIKNLSDVNSRTKSQVEALFKHVTQLDSDFNDLRHDKDKAEKKYQKIKDDTNRYKTKVGEFFSTLDELKQSMNSIRMQMQVHFKVKELELQQKDVQLDEMSGLLSEEKIRLAEMQKISFDSSKLESKILELCRALVIDISGRFSNEIKQAIGSENLNSSLEDKFAFVEKEFKNFISTSIASKIAELEAAIVNKDQNLSSLVCSEFQKAAALESANHLTTREQLSIQIENNIGLMQKKILDDQELRSDYDQKLALLESEITQLERAKVQLESELSSHKTSSHDRILHLTGKSNELEQELATARQKVIECDSTAEKSLHDLLNVQEELKLKNALLNEKDAELCELQKNFKVEVAAFQSKTSKEKKEHLLIVESRNCLLKEAEVLKMVIRSISRDYEICQKVKADNDLERDKWKIKYDDMKSQNNLLMETLKDCFAQNQETNDTVSQLIQQHKEQLNIIKKDLEAEHKNSIRLEQANLKLQSEIQSKELAMKPEESITYCKRMFDVFGEALKNEEALTKGLGVQIKDISEFMKSDSASYKCDLNNLNETLSSLKIQLKHPMEVSSFRFDNSCTLGEPKQSNNQQLLLPLNNQNLRVNNPTAVMESSAKLTQRIKGRKKTLKSQETEISQESHKMHRIHTSVDSNSGANYCKDTISSASIVDHKKLNLTNRNSKKTLNKQIADDVFSLSHITSSPPSKKSKKK; from the coding sequence ATGTCGTCAAATTTCTTTAAGGATACCCAAAATAGTAAGGGAGTGAGCTTGTTTGGAAGCAATCAATGTCCCGATGGAACTGGTGTGTCTTCTTTTAAAATACAGCCATCGCCTGCCATTGACATTGATAGTTCCTTGGGTTCAGAGTTTGAGATAGGTTTGAATTTTGGCAAAGATGATTTACAACAGAAATTCCTTGACCTGGCCTGTGAGGTGAAAAATGATGTTGAAAAGTCAGAGATTTCTTTGGCAACAACTTTTACGGAATCttccaaatcaaatgaaacaaGACCTAGTTTGAATTCATGTACTGATGCAAGTATAACTGAGCACGAAATTGGGTTTGAAAGCAGAAAGTGTTTAAATACTGGTGCTcgtaaaacaaaaacattGTGTTTGTTTAATCAGCCAAAGTCAAATAAAACAGGAAAGACTGAAAAACTGTCCTCAACTACAAAGAAGGAAATCAAAAAGCTTTCTACGCCAAGGGTTTTTGACACCATTCAATTAGAAGAGCGAAGCAAAGCTAAGACTAGAAGTGCTCTGAATGGAGGTGTATCAGAAACTCCGTTAAGGTCACAAATATCTGGCAATTTCCTGGCAGTGTCGTTTTCTGAATTAATTGGACAGGTGGAAGCCACAAAATACAATTTGGAAAAGGAATTGGAACTTACTCGGAGAAAGTTGCTGAAGATAGAAGCAGAGAAGCTAGAGAAGGAACAgtatataaaaaatttgagTGATGTGAATTCTCGAACCAAAAGCCAGGTGGAAGCCTTGTTCAAACATGTGACACAATTGGATTCtgattttaatgatttgagACATGATAAAGACAAAGCCGAAAAGaaataccaaaaaattaaagatgaCACAAATCGTTATAAAACCAAAGTAGGTGAATTTTTTTCCACTCTTGACGAATTGAAGCAGAGCATGAATTCCATAAGAATGCAAATGCAAGTACATTTCAAGGTAAAAGAGTTGGAACTACAACAAAAAGATGTGCAGCTTGATGAGATGTCTGGGTTGTTGTCTGAGGAAAAAATCAGGTTAGCCGAAATGcaaaaaatatcatttgACCTGTCGAAATTGGAATCCAAAATATTAGAATTATGCCGGGCTTTGGTGATCGACATATCTGGCCGCTTTTCCAACGAAATCAAACAAGCTATAGGGTCTGAGAATTTGAACAGCAGTTTAGAAGACAAGTTCgcttttgttgaaaaagaatttaaaaatttcatatCGACCTCTATTGCTTCAAAAATAGCTGAATTGGAAGCAGCCATAGTTAATAAAGATCAAAACTTGAGTCTGTTGGTATGTTCTGAGTTTCAAAAAGCAGCTGCCCTTGAATCTGCAAATCACCTAACTACCAGAGAACAGTTGCTGATACAAATTGAGAACAACATCGGATTAATGCAAAAGAAGATTTTAGATGATCAGGAATTGAGACTGGATTATGATCAGAAGCTAGCATTATTAGAGTCGGAAATCACACAATTGGAAAGAGCAAAAGTACAATTAGAAAGTGAGCTTTCTAGTCATAAAACTTCATCACATGATAGAATATTACATTTGACTGGAAAGCTGAATGAGCTAGAACAAGAATTAGCTACTGCTAGACAAAAAGTTATTGAATGTGATTCTACCGCGGAAAAGCTGTTGCATGATCTTTTAAATGttcaagaagaattaaaattaaaaaatgctttgttaaatgaaaaagatgCTGAATTGTGTGAGTTGCAAAAGAATTTCAAGGTCGAAGTAGCTGCTTTCCAATCAAAAACAAgcaaagaaaagaaagaacaCTTACTCATTGTGGAATCTAGAAACTGTTTGTTGAAAGAAGCTGAGGTCTTGAAAATGGTTATTAGGAGTATTTCCAGAGATTATGAAATTTGTCAAAAGGTAAAGGCAGATAATGACTTGGAACGTGATAAATGGAAGATTAAATACGATGATATGAAGCTGCAAAATAATTTGCTTATGGAAACACTAAAGGACTGTTTTGctcaaaatcaagaaacaaATGACACGGTATCACAACTTATACAACAACATAAAgaacaattaaatataataaagaaagacTTAGAAGCTGAAcacaaaaattcaatacGATTGGAGCAAGCCAATTTAAAATTACAGTCCGAAATACAATCCAAAGAATTGGCCATGAAACCGGAAGAGAGTATTACTTATTGTAAGAGGATGTTTGATGTTTTTGGTGAGGCTCTAAAGAATGAAGAGGCTCTAACAAAAGGTTTGGGTGTTCAGATCAAAGATATTTCAGAGTTTATGAAGAGTGATAGTGCCAGCTATAAGTGTGACCTCAATAACTTGAATGAAACATTGAGTTCACTAAAAATACAATTGAAACATCCCATGGAGGTCTCGTCATTTAGGTTTGATAATAGCTGCACTTTGGGAGAACCTAAACAAAGCAATAATCAGCAATTATTGTTACCCCTCAATAATCAAAACCTTAGAGTCAACAACCCTACTGCTGTCATGGAATCTTCTGCTAAACTAACCCAAAGGATTAAAGGGAGAAAGAAAACACTAAAATCTCAGGAAACAGAGATCTCACAAGAGTCTCATAAAATGCACAGGATACACACAAGTGTCGATTCCAATTCTGGAGCCAATTATTGTAAAGATACTATACTGTCAGCAAGTATTGTGGATCACAAGAAGTTGAATTTGACAAACAGAAATTCTAAAAAGACTCTAAACAAGCAAATTGCTGATGATGTGTTTTCTCTTTCCCATATTACAAGTTCACCTCCTTCAAAGAAAtccaagaaaaaatga
- a CDS encoding 2-oxoglutarate dehydrogenase E1 component, mitochondrial precursor, putative (Similar to S. cerevisiae KGD1;~In S. cerevisiae: component of the mitochondrial alpha-ketoglutarate dehydrogenase complex, which catalyzes a key step in the tricarboxylic acid (TCA) cycle, the oxidative decarboxylation of alpha-ketoglutarate to form succinyl-CoA) produces MLRAFRSAVPRTQLLKSRLTILKTSVVGRRYLATDSFLQGSNSNYVDEMYEAWRQDPSSVHASWNAYFKNIENDNIPPSKAFQAPPTIVPTVSGGAAGFYPGQSPISEDVVTHLKVQLLVRAYQVRGHQKAKIDPLGISFGDNTTVPKELTLDYYGFTEQDLAKEITLGPGILPRFAQGGKKSMTLKEIINFCEKTYCSSYGVEYVHIPSKEQCDWLRDRIEVPQPFKYSPDQKRQILDRLIWATSFESFLSSKFPNDKRFGLEGAEAVVPGMKALIDTSVEYGVEDVVIGMPHRGRLNMLSNFVRKPNESIFSEFTGSKEFDEGSGDVKYHLGMNYARPTTSGKHVNLSIVANPSHLEAEDGVVLGKTRAIQQYKQDIGSFKKAMAVLLHGDAAFAGQGVVYETMGFANLPAYSTGGTIHVIVNNQIGFTTDPRFARSTLYPSDIAKAIEAPIFHVNADDVEACTFVFNLAAEWRATYHTDCIIDVVGYRKHGHNETDQPSFTQPLMYQEIAKKKSVIDIYEKQLIEEGTFTAEDINEHKQWVWNILEDNFKKAKDYKPTSREWLTTPWEDFKSPKELATEVLPHLPTAVDEATLKKIGNAISETPEGFEVHRNLKRILNARKKSVETGEGIDYATGEALAYGSLALEGYHVRVSGQDVERGTFSQRHAVLHDQNSESVWTPLSNLSEDQGAFNISNSSLSEYGVLGFEYGYSLTSPDALVEWEAQFGDFANTAQVVIDQFVAGAESKWKQRSGVVLSLPHGYDGQGPEHSSSRLERYLQLCNEDQRFFPSPEKLERQHQDCNMQVAYPTTPANVFHLLRRQMHRQFRKPLILVFSKSLLRHPLARSNLSEFTGDSHFQWIIEDVLGDKSEVKRVVLLTGQVYAAFHKKRASLDDKSTAFIKIEQLHPFPYAQLRDALNEYPNLEDLVWTQEEPLNMGAYNFVAPRVEAVLGETQKYKDLKLRYAGRDPSASVAAGSKAMHVAEEEEFLAETFRQ; encoded by the coding sequence atgcttAGAGCTTTTAGAAGTGCTGTACCTCGTACACAGCTTTTGAAATCACGCTTAACTATTCTAAAAACTTCCGTTGTTGGCAGACGTTATCTTGCTACCGATTCATTCTTGCAAGGGTCCAATTCCAACTATGTCGATGAAATGTATGAAGCTTGGAGACAAGATCCATCAAGTGTCCACGCCTCATGGAATGCCTACTTCAAGAacattgaaaatgataacATCCCACCATCCAAGGCTTTCCAAGCTCCACCAACTATTGTCCCAACAGTTTCAGGAGGTGCCGCTGGATTCTATCCTGGCCAAAGTCCAATTTCAGAAGATGTTGTTACCCATTTGAAGGTTCAATTGTTAGTTCGTGCTTACCAAGTTAGAGGTCATCAGAAGGCTAAAATTGATCCATTGGGAATTTCTTTTGGCGACAACACTACTGTTCCAAAGGAATTGACTTTAGACTACTATGGTTTCACCGAACAGGATTTGGCTAAGGAAATTACTTTGGGTCCTGGTATTTTACCAAGATTTGCTCAAGGTGGTAAGAAGAGTATGACCTTGAAAGAAATCATTAACTTTTGTGAAAAAACTTACTGCTCCTCTTATGGTGTTGAGTACGTACACATTCCCTCAAAGGAGCAATGTGATTGGTTAAGAGACAGAATCGAGGTTCCTCAACCATTCAAATATTCTCCAGATCAAAAAAGACAGATTTTGGATCGTTTGATTTGGGCCACCTCTTTCGAATCCTTCTTGTCAAGCAAGTTCCCAAATGACAAGAGATTTGGTTTGGAAGGTGCCGAAGCCGTTGTCCCAGGTATGAAGGCTTTAATTGATACCTCCGTTGAATACGGTGTCGAAGACGTTGTTATTGGTATGCCACATAGAGGTAGATTGAATATGTTGTCCAATTTTGTTCGTAAACCAAACGAATCCATCTTTTCTGAATTCACTGGTTCCAAAGAATTCGATGAAGGTTCAGGTGATGTGAAGTATCATTTGGGTATGAATTACGCAAGACCAACAACTTCTGGTAAGCACGTCAACTTGTCTATTGTTGCTAATCCATCGCATTTGGAAGCCGAAGATGGTGTTGTCTTGGGTAAAACTCGTGCAATTCAACAATACAAACAAGACATTGGTTCTTTCAAAAAGGCCATGGCTGTCCTTTTACATGGTGATGCCGCATTTGCTGGGCAAGGGGTTGTTTATGAAACTATGGGTTTTGCTAACTTACCAGCATATTCTACTGGTGGTACTATTCATGTCATTGTGAACAATCAAATTGGTTTCACCACTGATCCAAGATTTGCTAGATCAACTTTGTATCCATCTGACATTGCCAAAGCCATTGAAGCTCCAATTTTCCATGTTAATGCTGACGACGTAGAAGCTTGTACTTTTGTCTTCAATTTGGCCGCTGAATGGAGAGCCACTTACCACACCGACTGTAtcattgatgttgttggttACAGAAAGCACGGTCATAACGAAACTGATCAACCATCTTTCACCCAACCACTCATGTACCAAGAAATTGCCAAAAAGAAGTCTGTTATTGACATTTACGAAAAGcaattaattgaagaaggTACTTTTACTGCTGAAGATATCAATGAACACAAACAATGGGTTTGGAATATTTTGGAAGACAACTTCAAGAAAGCCAAAGACTATAAACCTACCTCTAGAGAATGGTTGACAACTCCTTGGGAAGATTTCAAATCACCAAAAGAATTGGCTACTGAGGTCTTACCACACTTGCCAACTGCTGTTGATGAAGCTactttaaagaaaattggtAATGCCATTTCCGAAACTCCAGAAGGATTTGAAGTCCACAGAAACTTGAAACGTATTTTGAATGCCAGAAAGAAGAGTGTTGAGACCGGTGAAGGTATCGATTATGCTACTGGTGAAGCCCTTGCTTATGGTTCTTTGGCTCTTGAAGGATACCATGTTAGAGTATCGGGTCAAGATGTTGAAAGAGGTACTTTCTCTCAAAGACATGCTGTTTTGCACGATCAAAACAGTGAATCTGTGTGGACACCATTGTCCAATTTGAGTGAAGACCAAGGAGCTTTCaatatttccaattcttctttgtcAGAATATGGTGTTTTAGGGTTTGAATATGGTTACTCCTTAACTTCCCCAGATGCTTTGGTTGAGTGGGAAGCTCAATTCGGTGATTTCGCAAACACTGCCCAAGTTGTTATTGATCAGTTTGTTGCTGGTGCTGAATCAAAATGGAAACAAAGATCTGGTGTTGTTTTGTCATTGCCACACGGTTATGATGGTCAAGGTCCAGAACATTCTTCATCCAGACTTGAAAGATACTTACAATTATGTAATGAAGACCAACGTTTCTTCCCATCACCAGAAAAATTAGAACGTCAACATCAAGACTGTAACATGCAAGTTGCCTATCCAACCACCCCAGCCAACGTTTTCCATCTTTTACGTCGTCAAATGCATAGACAATTCAGAAAGCCATTGATTTTGGTCTTTTCTAAATCGTTATTGCGTCATCCATTAGCAAGATCAAACTTGTCAGAATTCACTGGTGATTCCCACTTCCAATGGATCATTGAAGATGTTTTAGGAGACAAATCAGAAGTGAAGAGAGTTGTGTTATTGACTGGTCAAGTTTATGCTGCTTTTCACAAAAAGAGAGCTTCCTTAGATGACAAATCAACTGCTTTCATTAAGATTGAACAATTGCATCCATTCCCATATGCTCAATTACGTGATGCCTTGAATGAATATCCAAACCTTGAAGACTTGGTGTGGACCCAAGAAGAACCATTGAACATGGGTGCTTATAACTTTGTTGCTCCAAGAGTGGAAGCTGTTTTGGGTGAAACTCAGAAATACAAGGACTTGAAATTGAGATACGCTGGTAGAGACCCAAGTGCTTCTGTTGCAGCTGGTTCTAAGGCCATGCATGTtgctgaagaagaagaattctTAGCAGAAACCTTTCGTCAATAA